The genomic segment CCTTTTATTTGTATTTATAAGGTGAATTTTAGCATTACAAATAAAGATAGTAAAATAATAACGCTTACTGCAACTAGTGAAGAAGATGAAAAAAGAGTTTTATTTGCCACTTTCAGCAAACAAAACTCTTTTCTTCTAAACTAACTTGATTAAGAAATATTTTTTCTTGCCTTTACGAATAAGGATAAAGCGTTCGTCAAATGAGTTTTCAGGTGTCACAATAGTTTCAACATCGGTAATTTTTTCACCATTCATGGATAAAGCACCATTTTTGATGTCTTCACGAGCTTGGCGTCTAGAAGGTTCGATGCCGACTACATCAACTAACCATTCAACAATGTTTCGCTCTTCTTTTGAAGCTTCAAAAGTAGGCATATTTTTAAAACCTTCTTCGATTTGATTAGCGGTCAAACTTTTTACGTCCCCGGAAAATAGAGCTGCAGTAATCTTTTCAGCATCTTTCAAAGCTTGTTCGCCATGAACGAATAGAGTCATTTCGCTGGCTAATGTTTTTTGTGCTTCGCGTTTGTGCGGCTCTATTGCTATCTTTTCAGCTAAAGCCTCAATTTCTTCTTTTGTTAAGAAAGTAAAATACTTCAAGTATTTGACCACATCACGGTCGTCTTGATTTAACCAGAATTGGTAAAATTCATAAGGAGTGGTTTTCTCTGCATCTAACCAGATAGCACCACCAGCAGTTTTCCCAAATTTAGTTCCATCCGCTTTTAACATCAACGGGATGGTCAGCCCATAAGCTTCAGCGTCAGAACCTTCTTGTTTACGGATGTATTCTAAACCAGCTGTAATATTGCCCCATTGATCTGCGCCACCAATTTGTAATTGAACATCTTCATGTTGGTACAAGTGTAAGAAATCGATAGATTGCAAAATTTGATAAGTAAATTCAGTAAATGAAATACCCGTTTCCAAACGACTGGCAACGATGTCTTTAGACAACATAGTATTTACGTTAAAACTTTTTCCGATATTACGCAAGAAATCTAATAAAGATATTTCTTTTGTCCAATCCAAATTGTTAACCATACGAATAGATTTTTCATTTTTACCAGCATCAAATAGTTTTTCCATTTGATGTGTTAATTTATCGACATTATTTTGAACTTGTTCGCTAGTCTGTAAAACACGTTCTTCAGATTTCCCACTTGGGTCACCAATTGAACCAGTTGCTCCACCAATAACGATGACGGGACGGTGGCCAGCTAACTGAAATCTTTTTAAAATCATAAAAGGAATCAAATGGCCAATATGCATGCTATCTCCAGTTGGATCAACTCCACAGTATAGACCTACTTCTTTTTGGTCAATCAATTTTTTTAAACCTGTTTCATCTGTTTGTTGATTAATGGCATCGCGCCATTCTAATTCATCAATAATATTCATTTTTCTCGCTCCTTATAAACTGTATTTTTTGCATAAAAAAAGCCCGATAAAAAGAAGCTATCTTTTTATCGGGACGAAATTTTCCGTGTTACCACCCAAATTGCAGTCTGTTTTTAACGCAAAACACGCTGCCACTCATTTACTGTTAACGTAGTAATACGCTTGAGGTTAATCAAGTTACTCCGGAGTGTACTTCACAAATTGGTTTGTGCCTATTTTCATCAACCACAGGCTTTCTATTGAACAGGGACCAAATGTTACTATGCTCTTTCATTGTAAGTTGTTATGAGATTGTCATTAGTATAGATGAAGTGAAGACAATTTGTCAATCTTGTTTTAAAAAATCTATAAAATTTTCAATCGATACAAAAGATTCTCGCCTTGGCCGACTATTATAGAACGACCGTTGTATTATCTTAAATATTGTTTAAGATTGCTTATATATTAAGGTTTTCTGTTGCAATGAACTCAGTATATTGGTTCAATAGGAATTGTAAACATATAAAAGATAAAGAGGAGGATAATGTAATGATGACACATTTTTTTGATTCATACTGGTGGATGTTTTCAGGCGTATTCGTCATAGCAAGTATTTTAATAACCTTAAATCTAGTAAAAGTAATCGGTTTTAGAAAAGAGTCTTCTTTAATGCTAAGGGTAATCGATTTGATCCTTTCGCTAGGCCTACTATTGCTTATGGTTTCAGCTAACTTTTTTTCGGGAGTTTTATACGATCAATTTAACCTAGCAACAGATAATATGCTGCTCGTCTTATCCTTTTATTCAGGAGTAGTCTTTTTAATCCAAATTTATTTCACGTTTAAACGTAATAATAAATAAGCATAATCTATGATGGCAAATAATTTAAAGAAAGCAGGAATCAAAATGGGCTTTTGGTATTTTCTCATACTCTTTGCAGGTATAGCTCTTATTGGAGCAGGTGCGGCTAAGAATGATGTTTCACGTTCGGTTAAGATTGTAGTGATGTTGTTTATTCTTGGTATTGTCTTTATTTTCATTTCGTTAGTGCTATTTATGCCAGGCAGTTCTGAGATCATTTCTCAACTGTTAGACAGGAATTAATAGGTCGAAAAATGGCATAGCTAATCCAATGTTTCAAGATATAAAAAGCATATACATTGCTAAAAATAAAACAACCTGATGATATTATTAATCGTCAGGTTGTTTTATTTAGAATCTCGTTATTTCTCATCTGTTCCAAACTCTTTTGAAATTAAATTTATAATAGTTGAAAATGTGTTTGTGCAAAATAGGATTGCTAATAATGTAATTTTTAAAATGAAATTAACCATATTTTTCATTTCTCTCCTTTATTTGTATCATCTACTTTTTCAATAAATAGTTCCTATCGAAAATAAGGTCAATCTCATATAACCCTATATGTTTGTTAATATCTTTTTCGATTTTGTCTAGAAGCTGTTCATTTGTTAGTTTAATGTCTTCTGGGACGACCACGTCGAATTGAATAATCGGGCGAGTCCCTTTTTTTTCAATACGAAAATCATGGAATTGCAGATTTAAGTTGTAGGATTTCAATAATTGTTTGACGAGTCTGTATACATTTGTTTGTTCTTCACTATGGATATCAATGGGATCCAAATGGCAGACTAAGTTAATTCCCAGTTCTGCTTTGAATTCTTTTTCAATGGCATTGATCACTACATGGGCTTGAGTAAGACTCCAACTGTCATCAATCTCAATATGGATAGTTGCAAATGTTTTCTCAGGACCATAACTATGGATCAACAAGTCGTGGTAGCCAATGATGGATTGGTGATTATCTAGATAAGCAATCATTTTTGTGAGTTCTTCCTCGCTTGGACGTTTTCCAAGTAAATCATTAATAAATTCGCTGAGCATTTGAATACCACTAAAGATAATATAAAAAGCAATTAGCAGTCCTGTATAACCATCAATCTGCCAGCCTGTTAGGTGTTCAACTGCAGCCGAGACTAATACAGCAACTGTTGTGTAAACATCATTAAAGCTGTCTTTTGCGCTAGCTAACAATGTTTTTGATCCGATATGTCGCGCGGTTTCCTGGTAAAAGTAACCTTGAACAACTTTGATACCTATTGATGACACTAAAATAATAAACATCAAGGGAGAGGTTTGTAAACTTTCTGGCTGCAAAATACGTTCAATCGATGTTCTTAAAAATTGACCACCGACAAACAGAATGATTAAAGAAATGATCATGCCTGTGATGTATTCTGAACGCTGATGACCATAGGGATGTTCTTTATCTGCTGGCTTAGCAGCTATCCGAAAGCCAATCAATGTTAAAACCGAAGAAGCTGAATCCGACAAGTTGTTCATCGCATCCGCTATAATAGAAACACTTCCTGAAAATAAGCCAATTAACAATTTCATTCCAAATAATAGGAAATTAGATAATAAGCCTATCTGCCCAGCTACTGTACCGAAAGCAGCTCGTGATTCTTTTCCCTTTTCTTTACTTCTTCGTTCAATCCATTCAAAAAAATAATTCACAAAGACCCTCCTAAAAACCAAACTTGAAAACAAAAAAATATAAACTGATAATTGCTGTGTCCATATATATTTTGCATAAACAAAAGTATAACAAATTATAACTTTTAGTAAACACATAAAAGTGGTTAGATGCGTAAATTATTTTTTTATAGGAATATCTTTATCTGTAACTTACTGAAGTATAACTAGCAAAATTGTAAGTTGTTTAAGTAAGTATCAAAAGCGACTTAATTAGTGGATAGTATAGTGCAAAAAAACGATGTAATAACCTCACTGATGTTAACCAATTCTACTAAAGAGAGCTTGAATCAATATGGTGAAATGTAGGATTGAGATACATTTAAATAAGCCAAAAACTAAAAGTAAAAAAAGAGTAATCATCAACTCAGGTACAAGTTGTTAGTCTTTTTTGTTCTACAAATATATTCAATACTTAATCGGAAAACAGTGGTATAGCAGGCGGTATCCCGGCTTCAGGTAGAAGATATAAGAAAATTGTAAAAAGAATTAATAGAAACGAGAATAATACTACAAAGTAAAGAGCAATATGTTTTCTCTTTGCAATAATTGATAAAATAGATAAAATAAGCCCCCCAGCGGATAGAAAAACACATATTGAAAATGCAAACCATATATTATATGCCCCTATTATGGTTAAGCTATTTGATGAGAATAGAACAATATAAGTTGATACAAAAATGATACTTAATGTTGAAAAAAACTTTGTGTTTTTCTTAAGCAATTATAACCCCTCCATTTCTCTTTTCCTAATTGCCTATTTAAATTATATCTCAAATAAATATCTGAAATTGCTTAAAAGTCTATCAAAATTTTGTTGAATTATATTTAATTTTTAAGTGCTTTTTTTTACTTATACCTATCTCAAGGAGCAAATCCATAATATAAAATTTCAAAAATAGGCTGTCCCAGTATTAAAATTCCAGCTAATGCACCTACATAAAAAATTATGAAGATTACTTTCAATAAGGGAAATTGATCTTGTGCTCCTATTTTTTTTATTCCATACCATGCAAAAATAACTAATTGAGGTATAAACAACACAAAATAGGAAGTAGTAACAAATGTGGAAAATTTCTCATATGCCTGAAACCCTACATTTTGGGTAGTCATTAAAAAAACCAATTTTTCAAACCAAAGAAAGAGAAATGAGAGTTGTAAAAGAGATGAAAAAATAGTAATGCTAAAAGAAATATATTTCTTTTCTTTTCTGACCAATAAATAAATACTTCCAATATAAACGATTCCAACTACGATAGCGTAAAATGGTTGCATTGCGAACAAGAATACCGCCTCTTTTCTTTATCTAAACAACATTAAATTTATCACAATATTTTAAACATACATTCTTAAAATTGTTTTATCTATGTAAGATTCATTATCGTTTCTAATTTTTAGTTACTGAACTTCTGCTTCGATAACTGTAATTTCACCGTCTGCAGAAACTTTACTTATACCTTTAGAACCATCTTTTTCATTTAACCAATCAATATAATACTCGCCATCTTTTTTTTCTGTAGAGATAATTTTAGCCGTTCCCATAATAGTACTATTTTGATCGATAATTGTTTGTTCTGCTTCTTCTTGAGAAGTATTGGAGCATCCCGCTATAAAAAACAAAATTAACGCACAAACTCCAAAGAAATAATTTTTCACGAAAACAAACTCCTTTCAAATTAATTTTATTATTTTGATACTTCTTTTTTATCTTATTTCTAAATTACTTAACAGATAGTTATAAACAACAGCATAAATTTAATAAAATAAATACTTGGTAACTGTCTGACAAGAGTAGACTCTTATCAAACATAAGATAAGTTTGGAAAGAAAGAGAAGAATATTTATATATTTTAAGAAAGAATTGCTTCTTTTTTTCCTTGAACAACCCAATAATCGGCAATACCGCCCATTTTAGACCAACTCCAACCAACGATAACGAGACCAATGGCAGCTGAAAATAGACAATCTAATCATTTTAAATCTATGATATCTCGCAAATCATCTAATTGAGAACTAGATATTTTACCTACTCTATCTTCTGAGCCTATCCCATTTATTACGGTCGATTCATTTCCATCCAACCATATACTAATAGGATGTGTAGATGTGCCTTCTTTGTAATGACGTATTTGCAATATGATATCTGCATACCCATCTGGCTTGTCTATTTCCTCTGTAAAATTAATTTTATCAAACCAATTTTCAAATTCTGCTATTTTTTCTTTATCTTTTATTTCTTCAGAAAATTCATAGCTTGATTCACTCATTTGGCTTCAAACCTGTAATGTTTTATCAGGCTTTATAACTTTCGGTAAGATTAATAATATCAATAATAAAATGCTAACAGTAAAAAATACTATTTCTTTTTGATAAAAAACAACCTTTCTTTTAATAGTTGAATTGTATTGTTTAGATTATATCAAACTCATCATTCTATGTCTGACTTTCTTTTATCGTGCTTATTTTAAAATTAAGATAAGCACGATACATGAAATTGGATAAAATCAGGTATCAAGAATACTGTTCTAATAGGGTTCTTTTTTGTATAGGGATCTAATGCATGATTTCGAGGTATGATAAACAAAATCATGTGTCGCTTTTATTAGAAGAAAAGACTTTTAAATGAGCTGCAATGTCTATTCAATATAAATTCAACAACTTTTATTAGGTTTGATGTGCAATAAAATTACAAATGTCGTTAATTCAGATTACTCTGAAAATTCAAGTGTCGTAGGGAGTAGAATCTTTTTATGTATAACTACTCATTGATTACACCTTAATAATTATTATATTTTTTTACTATCTTTAAAATAAATATAGGAACAAAAACTAAAGACTGCATAGCGATTGTTCTGATTATTGCACCTGATAGACCATTGCTGTTTGTAAAGAAATAGATCTCTATAAAAAGCACTGCAAATGAGATGATAAATAACATGATAATTTTTTTTAATGTAAGGTTCTCTCTCATTTCTATATCCCTTCAATTCATATTATTTTTTATAACTAATTTGTGACGGTAATAGTTACTAAATATTCTTTTAAATGAAATAAATAGTTATTAATACAACTTTATCTGCTATATTTTATATGTTACTAAAAAAATAGTTGGAGGAATTCATTTGAAAAAATTAATCTTTCTTTTAAGTAGTCTTGCTTTTTTTAGTTTTTTTACTGCAACAAAGGTACAAGCTGAAGAATCTTTTCCATCACCAGAGAGTAGTGTTTTCTATGATTTAAATCAAGGTGGACTACAGCAGTTTGAAGTTGAGAATGATCTAGGAGAGACCTATACCATTACCATTGAAGAAGAGCCTCAATTTTTTATTATGGCAAGTGCTGTTAAGAGTGGTACATATAAAATTACAAAAGAAAAAGCATTACAATGGAAAGCTAGTTACAAAATTGATGTAAGTAATAATAAAATTACACGAGCACACTCTGCTTCAGCAACAGCCTTCACTGGAAGCTTTAAAAGTTTATTATTGAAAGTAGATAGTTCTACACAAGCCACTTATTATTTAAAGCGAACAATATTACTTGCAGAGACCTCTATAAACTTAAGAGCTAAGTTGGCAGGAAGCAGTATTTCGATAACGTATTAGTCATTACTCGCCAAGGTACTCAACAGTAACCGTCCCCCAGCCGAAAATATCGCTTAAAATACCGTATCCAATGAACAAATTAAATGCTATACAACAAATACACGCTATGTAGACTACCTTATATAGTGTGTTTGTTTTTTTATTTCTAATGATGAGAAGAGGGGAGACAATTAAACCTAAAGGTGCGATTAAGAAACTGAGAATAGAAAGAACCAATAACATTAAACCTTCATCGTTTTCACTTGTTCCACGAATAAAATCTAATTTTCGATAATTTTCTTGGATCTTAAGTTCATTTGTTTCGATTTTTTTTTTAAGCACTTGGTTTTCTTTCAGCAATTCGTCTATGGATACTTCATAGTAAACACTCAGTTTTACTAGATTATCCAAATCAGGATAGCTATTGCCATTTTCCCATTTTGAAATTGACTGTCTGGAAATGCTTAAATATTCCGCCACATTTCCTTGGGAAAAACCTTTATTGATTCTGCTTTCTTTTAAACGTTCTCCTAATGCCACAACTTTTCCTCCTCGTATCTTATTTTTCTTTATCGTACCTGAAAGTAAGCACCTTTGGCTATAAGCCAGTGGTTGCGTTTAGCACGCATTGGTTTACATTAGGGGATAAAATCAATAAAACTACTCGTGCAACAAATAGTTGCTATTGTGTAAACGACTAGGTTCTATAAAAGTTAGTAAAAATAGTTGATAATAGTTATAGCCAGGAACAACTAATGATTAAATGTAATGGTCTTCATTTTTAGTACATTACAGCTCAGAATAAAAATTAGGAGCAGACAATTGCTTCTTATAAAAAAGGGAGGTATATTTTTGAATAACAGACATAAAAAAGGTGTTTTTATGTTAACTGTACTTTTATTTCTAGCGTCTTGTACTCAAAAAAAAGAACAATTAGAAGTATTTTCCATTCCCATATCTAATGGAGAAGTTTCCGTGAAAAATTTTAATATCATCAGTACTAAAGGCCAAATATATATTGAAGACAACTATTATTTGAAATTTCAGGATGAAAACATAAAGAGTATTAATTTTGGTATTTATGATAAAGAAAGTAAACTAATCTATTCGTTTGCGCAAAATGTTGATTTCTTTAGGGATACTGATAAGATCGAAGAGAACACAGGTTTTATTATTGATAGTAGTCATTTTAGAACGGGCGATGAAATAAAAATAGAAGTTAACTATACTTATAGTGACGGGACAAAAAAATCCTTTACTAGTAATGAAAAGCTTGAAAATGAGAATGAATAAATTGCAGCGTTATAAATTAACGCAGCATGGATAACTGAATCATGAACAAAGCTATGAGGTTACTACCAGAAGCAATTAAGAAAGATAGTCAACGAGCAAAACTAAATAAAAGGGTAGGGCGAAAATTAATATTTTCCAACTATAAAAAATAGATTTTGTTGTGTTTACCGGATTTGAATAATAATTACAGCGTTGTCTATCACCGCTAACGAAAGCTCCAGAAAGTATTATTGCAAGGACAGTCAAACCAACAGAAGAATAATGAATTGTTTTGTTAAAACTAAGACTTGTAAAAATAGCTAGTAAATAAATCAAAAATATTAAAACGACACTTATATAGAAAATCTTTACCGTAGCAAGTAAACTTCTTTTCATTGGAGTATCTCCTTTTAACTAGTGATTGTTTTTACATTCGTTCAAATTTATATTATACTTGATATTGTTCAGCAAATCACTTGCGGTTCCGTTTTTCTGTGACCTGGTTTGTGAAAAGTATATATTGTTGTTGGTTTTAACTTTTACTATTAAAGTGAAAAGGTAAAGATGGTAATTTGCATCGGTGTAAAAGGATGTTTGTTAAAGTAACAAATTGTTGGCAAGTATTTATAGATACTGTGATATGGCTAAAAAAAGATCGAGACAGTTTAATTTGTCTCGATCTCTTTTTTATTTAGAGTGCTTATGTTACTAGTTTTTACATAGAGTTTATTCGCCAAGATACTCAACAGTTGTAGTTCCCCAGCCTAAATAGTCCCCAGTAATACTATAAATAACAAATGCATTAACTAATAAACTACAAGCACACGCAAAGTAAACAAATTTATGCAGTGTATTTGTTTTTTTATTTCGTTTCATTACAATTGGCGCTACAAATAAACCGAATGGAGCAATTAAGCAACCCATAAAAGCAAGGATTAGAAGTATGAGTCCTTCATCTTTTTCAGTATTCCTCCAAATAGAATCTATCTTTTTGTTAGATTCTTCAATTTCAAGTTCATTTATTTCAATTTTTTTCTTAAGGTTTTGATTTTCTTTCAGCAATTCATCAATTGAAACTTCATAATATGTACTTAACTTTACTAAATTGTCTAAGTCAGGATAACTATTATTATTTTCCCATTTTGAAATCGATTGTCTTGAAATATTTAAATATTCCGCCACATCTCCTTGGGAAAACCCTTTATTGACCCTACTTTCTTTTAGGCGCTCGCCTAATGCCATGTTTACTCCTCCTTGAAACCTTGCTTTTCTCTATCATACCGAAAGTAAAGACGGTTGACTATACTTTATGGGTTATATTTTAACAATGGATGATTTAATTAAGTGAAAAATTTCGTTTTTTATTGGACTGAAAATGAAAATCTAGTTTTTTAGAAAAGGGTGACGTATTTAGTAATAAAGAGGTGATAAATTCTGAGTTTTTCACACATCGTAAATCAAAGGCTTGACGAGGTTGGTTTTGTGCATTTGCACAATTACTTTTGTTAGTATGACAATAGATTTTTGATGAAATGAAAAATATAATGTAAGCGCACACAGACAAATGTTAGGAGATGTTTTAGATATGGTAGATAGTACGATTCCTTGGTTTGCAGCGATTATTGGGTTACTCGTTGCAATTATACTTATTTTGAAAAAATTTAATCCTGTATATTCTTTATTCTTTGGAGCAATTATTGGTTCATTGATTGGTGGAGCTTCATTGGTTACAACGATAGATATTTTAATTAATGGGACACAAAGCATTATTGGAACAGCTATTCGAGTTCTTGCAGCAGGTATGTTGGCAGGAGTAATGATGGAATCCGGTGCAGCGGAGTCGATTGCAAATGCGATCGTTACTAAACTAGGGGATCAAAAAGCTATTTTATCTTTGGCTCTTTCAACTATGATCATTACTGCAGTGGGTGTATTCATTCCAGTAGCTGTATTGATTGTTGCCCCTATTGCATTGTCTGTAGGGAAACAAACAGGTATCAGTAAGATTGCCTTATTAACGGCTTTATCGGGCGGGGGAAAAGCTGGAAATATTATTTCTCCAAACCCAAATACGATTGCTGCAGCAAATGGTTTCGATTTAAACTTAAGCAGTGTCATGTTAGCTGGTTTTATCCCCGCTGTATTTGGACTTGTAACTGCTGTTATTATTGCAAATGCAATCAAAAATAAAGGTGAAATGGTAAGAGATAGAGATATTCTGAAGCAAGAAACAAAAGAATTAATGCCTTTGAGAAAAGCATTAGTCGCTCCAGGATTATCAATTTTCTTATTGTTGATCAATCCAATCGGAACAGTCCTAAAAATAGATGCTATTGCAAATTTAAAAATAGACGCATTGTATATATTACCTTTTGCTTCAATTGTAGGAACGATTGCAATGGGACATGCGAATAAAATCAGTGAATATGCTTCTTCAGGAATTAAACGCGTAACAGATACGGTTCTAATTCTGATAGGTGCTGGAGCGATTGCAGGACTGATATCTGCATCTGATCTGTCTGTTCAAGTAGTAAAAGTAATTGAAATGATAGGAATTTCAGGTACATTCTTAGCACCAATCTCAGGTATTTTGATGGGATTAGCAGTAGGATCAACTTCTACGGCCGTCATTCTTGCTACTGGCTCATTCGGAGAGGCAATTTTAAATACCGGAACTTCTTCTTTAGCAGCATCTGTAATGGTTCATACAGGAGCAACCGTTATTGATAGTGTTCCTCAAGGAAATTATTTCCATATTACGGCAAATAGTATGCATATGACAATTAAAGAAAGAATGAAAGTTATTCCATATGAAATGTGTATAGGTGGGGTAATGGCTGTAGTCGCAACAGTGTTGTATGGATTTATCCTTAATTAATC from the Carnobacterium inhibens subsp. inhibens DSM 13024 genome contains:
- the tyrS gene encoding tyrosine--tRNA ligase codes for the protein MNIIDELEWRDAINQQTDETGLKKLIDQKEVGLYCGVDPTGDSMHIGHLIPFMILKRFQLAGHRPVIVIGGATGSIGDPSGKSEERVLQTSEQVQNNVDKLTHQMEKLFDAGKNEKSIRMVNNLDWTKEISLLDFLRNIGKSFNVNTMLSKDIVASRLETGISFTEFTYQILQSIDFLHLYQHEDVQLQIGGADQWGNITAGLEYIRKQEGSDAEAYGLTIPLMLKADGTKFGKTAGGAIWLDAEKTTPYEFYQFWLNQDDRDVVKYLKYFTFLTKEEIEALAEKIAIEPHKREAQKTLASEMTLFVHGEQALKDAEKITAALFSGDVKSLTANQIEEGFKNMPTFEASKEERNIVEWLVDVVGIEPSRRQAREDIKNGALSMNGEKITDVETIVTPENSFDERFILIRKGKKKYFLIKLV
- a CDS encoding cation diffusion facilitator family transporter, with protein sequence MNYFFEWIERRSKEKGKESRAAFGTVAGQIGLLSNFLLFGMKLLIGLFSGSVSIIADAMNNLSDSASSVLTLIGFRIAAKPADKEHPYGHQRSEYITGMIISLIILFVGGQFLRTSIERILQPESLQTSPLMFIILVSSIGIKVVQGYFYQETARHIGSKTLLASAKDSFNDVYTTVAVLVSAAVEHLTGWQIDGYTGLLIAFYIIFSGIQMLSEFINDLLGKRPSEEELTKMIAYLDNHQSIIGYHDLLIHSYGPEKTFATIHIEIDDSWSLTQAHVVINAIEKEFKAELGINLVCHLDPIDIHSEEQTNVYRLVKQLLKSYNLNLQFHDFRIEKKGTRPIIQFDVVVPEDIKLTNEQLLDKIEKDINKHIGLYEIDLIFDRNYLLKK
- a CDS encoding DUF5626 family protein, giving the protein MKKLIFLLSSLAFFSFFTATKVQAEESFPSPESSVFYDLNQGGLQQFEVENDLGETYTITIEEEPQFFIMASAVKSGTYKITKEKALQWKASYKIDVSNNKITRAHSASATAFTGSFKSLLLKVDSSTQATYYLKRTILLAETSINLRAKLAGSSISITY
- a CDS encoding helix-turn-helix domain-containing protein, which translates into the protein MALGERLKESRINKGFSQGNVAEYLSISRQSISKWENGNSYPDLDNLVKLSVYYEVSIDELLKENQVLKKKIETNELKIQENYRKLDFIRGTSENDEGLMLLVLSILSFLIAPLGLIVSPLLIIRNKKTNTLYKVVYIACICCIAFNLFIGYGILSDIFGWGTVTVEYLGE
- a CDS encoding DUF5316 family protein, producing the protein MKRSLLATVKIFYISVVLIFLIYLLAIFTSLSFNKTIHYSSVGLTVLAIILSGAFVSGDRQRCNYYSNPVNTTKSIFYSWKILIFALPFYLVLLVDYLS
- a CDS encoding helix-turn-helix domain-containing protein → MALGERLKESRVNKGFSQGDVAEYLNISRQSISKWENNNSYPDLDNLVKLSTYYEVSIDELLKENQNLKKKIEINELEIEESNKKIDSIWRNTEKDEGLILLILAFMGCLIAPFGLFVAPIVMKRNKKTNTLHKFVYFACACSLLVNAFVIYSITGDYLGWGTTTVEYLGE
- a CDS encoding GntP family permease, whose protein sequence is MVDSTIPWFAAIIGLLVAIILILKKFNPVYSLFFGAIIGSLIGGASLVTTIDILINGTQSIIGTAIRVLAAGMLAGVMMESGAAESIANAIVTKLGDQKAILSLALSTMIITAVGVFIPVAVLIVAPIALSVGKQTGISKIALLTALSGGGKAGNIISPNPNTIAAANGFDLNLSSVMLAGFIPAVFGLVTAVIIANAIKNKGEMVRDRDILKQETKELMPLRKALVAPGLSIFLLLINPIGTVLKIDAIANLKIDALYILPFASIVGTIAMGHANKISEYASSGIKRVTDTVLILIGAGAIAGLISASDLSVQVVKVIEMIGISGTFLAPISGILMGLAVGSTSTAVILATGSFGEAILNTGTSSLAASVMVHTGATVIDSVPQGNYFHITANSMHMTIKERMKVIPYEMCIGGVMAVVATVLYGFILN